The stretch of DNA cagtaacagtctggagatcgggaagacctgggttcgattctccattgggcatttctgtgtggagtttgcatgttctccccgtgcgtgcgtgggttttctccgggtactccggtttcctcccacattccaaaaacatgcatgttagattaattggcgactctaaattgtccataggtgtgaatggttgtttatttatatgtgccctgcgattgactggcaaccattccagggtgtaccctgcctctcgcccaaaggcagctcggataggctccagcatgccccctcgaccctagtgagaattaagtggcatagaaaataaatggatgaatattaattaataaatcatgctgttttttgatTAAATGCGCCAGTTATTAGTCAGAAATCCTCTTATTAAGGACATTTTACATCTTTTttgactaaattaagcattttcaagcataaaaatggttaaatgataaggcattcagaagatgcattcaatgacgtgatgctatgtagtattctacactggtcactaggtgtcattaatgttacTGAGGCATAAGACTTGAttgtcggaacaacaggcttttattgcaggtttgaattatctcacaacatgcacaataatgataacataataataatagtaataactcAAGCTACTGTCGCGGGCTAATTTACTCCAAgttaaaactcagctctgaccCCCTGACATCCCTTCCTGTCCTCCGCTTggcacatttattgaaacacaagtatgagtcttattcatgtcttaaatggcttattttctctgattatgtctactatgttgggtaaaaCAAATGGAAGGGtgactacagggctctaattatgttacctaattatttagaaggtcataaacaggttttttatgctctatctacaagaatattccatttataaaaaaggaattcttcttcacggaaattcacttatcacagtcgggtctggaaccaattaaccacgataaacgagggattacagtatTGTCTAAATAcagtagctggcaacacaaaatgtcaAACTGTGTCCAAAGTGAACCCCATTGTTATCTATCACTGCCTTAATCCTGTTGGAAttcatggaattcaccagagctgcactgGTTGTTAcaggaatcctcttccactcctccatgatgacatcactttgCGCTCCTCCACCTTAGAGGTGGGTGGAGGTGTGGAGACATACTTGGTCACTCCACCACTTTCAGCTGAAGCTTCCTCAACAAGACAAATGTCATCTTGGAGGTAGTGACATGCAGTCATGGAAGGCAGGTGAAGCAAAGCCTTCCATGAACCGCAGGAATGATCTTGGtactcagttgtgttgccagttatttCGACAATAATGGCCGCGTGTTGGCTcactttcagtggatagtaaatctatactagTATACTAGTCCAAAGTATATCATCAAGTTGGATTTCTATAGCATTAGAAGATGTACTATAAATTTGTCCTAATTGCAACCAATTAAAAATGATGGTGAAGCGGTTATTATTGCTTTTAATATTACACTGGGATGGACTGTGGGATGGGTCAAGTAAGGctccactgtaaaaaaaaaagttaaaacacaaacatataaTGCATTGAAAAAATGGTTAACAGTGCCATCTTGCGGTGGGAGTGTGAAATTTCAAACCTTCggtgtcaacaacaacaaatagcaGTGCTCCCTCTTCAGATATGGTTGGCATACGCTTCTCCGCTGTTTAACTTGTCTCCAGTATCGGTGCGTTTGGTTTGCACAGAAGCATACACATCCGACACGGCGGTAACAGAGTCGGCATTTGCCTCGTTTTCCTTCCTCAACTCCTCTGACTGAAATACGACAGAGTATTGAACCTGAGACGAGCTGCAAGCCGACTCTTTTGTCTTTGGGGCCTTTAGGCTCAGGTTGGCGTAACAGTCTGGAGTTTTGGACTGAAAAGAGAAAGCAAAAAAGTACAATGTGATGCTTGTTATGATGTTGCTGGTTAGTTAACTGTGGAATGTTAACATTGTCAATTCACTTTATATACTCTAtcatagtcacttttataaAAGGTACCTATTCCTATTTACATTACTGCCTTCttataaatattttgaaatatttcagtCTATACTACATACAATACCTGTGAACATCACCATAAGAACAGataatgtatatgtagtatattcATAtagttgtaaatattttttgtgcatTCCCATATGGCACCATTATTCATGTTATGCACTATTCTTTACtttttaaaccaggggtcaccaacgttttttcttgcaagaGCTACTTCTACaagtagaaaatgaaaatggccacgagctactcatttttgtagaaatgattttcataccttatttcaactcaaacagatcaaatacagtatgcttgttttaccaaaacattcacaaaatgctggtatccacaactcacattttatgtttcagaatacttttctttctagtgttctcacattattaactgaaaacctgaatgaaaagcaggccttgcctcatgtggtcgtggtcACCtcaacctggtgcccgcgggcaccacgttggtgacccctgttttaaagtctaAGTGCAATAGTTGTGCAGGTCTCTGTTGCTATACCACTGACTGTTGTATATTTAGCTTTTTATAGTTTGGTGTGCTTGCACAATGCCACTAAACAGAGAGACGCTAAATTCtgtaacacaaaatgtgttCTGGTACTTTGCTTGCTGCTTCCTGTGGTTGTGGTTTCTTGTTACTTTGGTTGCTTTCCCTTTGTTATCCTCTGTGTCAAACTATGTGAAGGTCAGGTCAGAAATCACTGTAAAGACTTAGATGTCAAACCTGTGAGTCGTAGCTTGAGCTCAGTTGATCCATCAGAGATGAACAGCTGAGTGTCACCTTGGGAGGCTGGATTTCAGTCAATGCGGTCGTGCCTGTGAACATATAGATAATAATCcaaataatatcaataataaaGCATTGAATTTATATAGCGCCTTTCAAAACGCATTATTCATTCTCTCCACTGTCACACATCTCTAGCCACAGCTGCACAGactgaaaacacacaacaaatacGTAATAAGGGAGATGCTGTTGTTTTGAATTGGACATGTGGGTTGTGCAAAAGTCTTTGGCCATCATTAGATGTGTTGTTTTAGCAATACTTTAATGACCATATAAAACCAGAAGGTCATTCAGTAGAGTGCAGATCCCCACCAAGGTtcaatttttataaaaaaaatttaaaatagtaataatgattattaagtatatttgttttttgtttgtccatGGGTTTAGTTATTTAGCTGGCAACTTCCTGTAACTTCTTGCTGTAAAAAAGCTGATTAAAACAAACTTAACAGTACAGCAAGTTACAGTATGCTTTTGTGTTCATGCCCTCCTCTGTCTGCTGGTCACGTTGTTATTTGTCCCAGCTGTCTCCCTTCCCATGTTTCCGCCAGTCAGGTCCTTGTGTCCAGTAAACCTGTCCCTTGTCCCTTCTTccgtttattgatccattttaatgcctggtacataTGTTTGgacataatgatgataacaaatatagctcataagagtaagagtgaatagctatagcattttactgccaaaaaaatatgagctatttttgttgtcattgttatatttgtccaaacaaatgtaccttgagttgtatcaggcatcaaaatgaacaagaaactgaagaaaccatGGTGGTCTAATCATGTTCTCCATGACCGTACGTCAGTAAAAGATGAGCTGcggtccacaaatggccccagagatggactttggacacccctgctttatggtTCCCCTTCTTCTGTCCAGTCTTGTCAGTTCATTCTTGCTTTGTATGTtagtttcttgtttttgtattttcttgaaaataaaGCGTCTTTTGAGTTGTCCTGCTTGTACCTTTGCCCTTTTCTGCATTTGGATCCACCTGTAATCTGTAACAGATGCACTACGACTCAAAAGTCACTTACTGGTTTGCATGTAGCTCACGTTTCCATAGATAGGGTTTTCTTGCATCTGTTGTGGACTCTGGCTAAAAATAGCACATAAAAAAGTTGAATTCTTATTCCATTTGgtatataaagttataaaactGTAAAAGTGTTGAATACCTTTGTCTTATTTTCGAACCACATGTTCTATTTCCTAATGaagcaaaaaggaaaaacatctAACATAAGATGGACAAAACTTGTCTTGACGGGATTTCAAGCCAAATAAATTGATTACCTAAACATTTACTGAGACAgcatataatattacaagtcaATGAGAGTACCAATGCTGCAAATATTCCCCAGAAAAAGGGTGGGTCACACAGATATTCCCAGGGATCTGAGGcaagagagggaaaaaaactacattcAATCTGAAACATCATTTCATGAGCCAAGTATTTGAACTACAAAACTACTTCTATTGTTCATTAATCATTAGAAAAATACCACTATTTTAATATGACAAGGACAGGATTAATGAATGTCAATCACCCATGCACTGCTGCAAACTACAgtcagaacaataaatatattaaatgttaaatcaataaaaactgaaaattattatctttgtaaatgcagaatttttttatgcagttcatgtatacagtatatgcaaatgTATAtatgcagtgtatatatatttcaagacttACCATCTGTTTTGTTCATGCTGATAAAGCTCTGATCACAAACACAATTCTCTTCGCTTACTTTGAGCAGTAACTGACAAGCATCTGTTGTCTTCTGAAATGTCATGCCATCCAAGAAGACTTCTGAAAAAGACTGTTACTAGTACAGGATATGTGCTTTTTGCAGAAAACCACAGGCTGAGAATAACACCATGTCAACAGGTATAGAGTGACTTTGAAGCTTCAGTAAATTAGTATCAAGGAAAATGGGTACAGGAAACTATTTCGCCAGAAATTGTGTAGAAAGTCAATTTTAGAATAAGAGAATATCATGATACAcacagtatttttttgttgtcagttGGATGTTAAAATACACATAATCTTTCCttgttttaaagaaaaaaacagagttTTCCAAAAGGGGATTTAGCCACTTTTGACGTTTACACAGAATCTttcgttttttaaatattcatcaGCACCCTGAAAGCAACAGCAACCTGAAGAAAGTcatgaacatgcatacaaagatttgaacccagacgCCACCTGAACTTTTAATTGTATCAGAGTTTAACAgaggtcagtgttttgcaagtctcaagtcctTAATACCAAGTCtcaagtacactaggtccccaacttaagtaggggaaaaggtaaaattaccaatgatataggtactacatgtacgtgtatacatatacagtatgtgtatgtatgtaaatatgagtttggatgtagtagtaatgttaaacaaggataatgaataaaaaaaacaataataaaaatgttataaaaatacgtaatgataaatgttatttacctttgaagaggagtggtcgagcatacgtagttgtggtggagttggaggaggagttgaaaaaaaggacaaatggtcatcgtcgttagactcttctaaaagaggtagtggtctgtgggtggtgtagaattaagcaggcctattaactcttcataaactttaatcacacgctctgtccgggttgtacaatttagctttccatttagctttatctccccagcatgtaactcttcctctgttggtaccattagctctaaggcttcctctgttggtcccattagcagtgtcacagtgccctctactggtcaagcatgtacagtagcagtataaatactgattgagcaactacaaggcaaaataaaataaaatatagaccagtcggtttgtgttcgtatccgcgaatgttcgctagtcggatgttcgtaagttggggacctagtgtgtaGTGTtgcctcatttatcgcaggaaataggttcccaaaaatagcctgcaataagtgaaatctgtgaagtagccaactatatttttgtactactataatatgttttaaggctgtaaaacccctcaccatacacgttatacacttttcattttattacatttctctcttgtttaaacactcaaaagttaAAATTTCGAATTTTGAATGATCATCTTatgagattggacacaagaaattaagtgacttacgcgtattcactcctctgatcgtagcttgtcctggcaccgttacgctgtagcgtttttgtatcgttgttaaaacatatttttccccgtcgtcctccatgaaccaaagattcatatacagtattccaggcgccctacagccacgtaacttctgcctagcgatcatacaacaggaaacaggcagtcctgcatgaaggagattgattgacaatggtctacagccaatcaaaatgcagaacacaatgggcgggttctcccttagccaatcaggactgttgtggctctatatttactgagacaaaCGGGACAGTCTGAACAcgtctcacatgagtatacaacaccctctactggtagcagtagtaaagacaataacagacacatgtaacagagcactgatagattCCTCTAATACCCCACAAGGACACAGAGCACACTGCACGTTCATACgttgttaaaaaaacacttgcaaaattgcacttagaaaaaatctgcaaaagagcgaatctgcaaaaggtgaaccacaatgtaacgagggaacactggcaAGTCTAAGTCAGGTCTCAAGACAAGACAAGTCGAGTCAGATCTGAAGTCTGAAATGTTgaagtccttacaagtcataagcatcGTTTAGTGTCTTCCAagtaaaaatgccattttaacattgtaactgtctattaaatttgacaaatacagtgAATGAATTTagaactgttttatttttttactgactATACTTAGTCACAGGAAAGGAGTGTTGACATAGCATCCAGGatttatgtaatccacacatttgttgctttattaacagatgtgtttttattttattttttatttttaaggaatCCATGGtgataaacaaaagaaaatgcgTTTTATAGCAACAGTGAAAAAGgcagttaattaaaaaacaaagagtTAAAAGAATTCTAGTGGCAGTTGAAAGTGACACAAGGTAACCATCTTAAAGGGgactattatgcttttcctattttctgacctataaatgttgaaTTCTTATGTTAAATGATGCCaatgcgtcagataatgaggtttgcgcatttggaagtgagaccggAAAGCAGCTTTGGATGGATGGCTCTGTGCGCTGCGTTTTACAGAGtatttttaacaccgagttcaattgacatcaatgcaacccggacttccttataggGCATGCTCAGTAAacactgtaggcctgccctTCCCCTGCTCTGCTGTGCTCTGTTCTGTTCACCATGTCAGCACGTacggctcccaggaaatgtttgttcgggtgtgcctaaagatcTGTCAAtggcatttcacacgggactgttctgtgaacatgggccaatatgcAGCTGGAGtgtccgccaaactgttgctgaagtgtGACGCTTTTCCaatgttacttggtcgtgttgaagagtcagaacaGCAAGCTGTTAGCAACAATTTACCAGTGTCctgactgtgtttattttgtgtaagtaatcggacaaaaggggtttggAAGCTGTCCGGAAATCCTCTGGAGCGCTCGGGAGTACGACTAATTAGGGCGGAGTGGTGTCGCCGGGAGGTGCACCTGGAGTGCACCTgtgtaaattacacagaccattTGGGCGGGAGACAGGAAACAGTGCAGTAAGAGGTGCAGAATCTGGAAGacctagaaagctttctgtgcgggttatcgtgtgtagttgctctataggagtccagaactcaatacaatgCCGCAATTTACAATTACAATACAATTTcaatgccgcttctcctcattagggtcgcgggggcatgctggagcctatcccagctgacttcaggagacaggtgaggtacaccctggactggtcgccagccaatcgcagggcacatatagacagacaaccattcacactcacattcatacctatggacaatttagagttgccaattaacctaacatgcatgtttttggaatgtgggaggaaaccggagtccctggagaaaacccacgcacgcacggggagaacatgcaaactccacacagaaatgcccaacggagaatcgaacccaggtcttcccaatctccagactgttactatgtggccaacatgctaaccattagaccACAGTGCGGCCtcgaactcaatacaaaggcccaaaAATTAGTATAACAGGTGTTATTAAGTATTAAGGTGTTTAATTCTGTATacaaatgtatgaatgtgtatGGCTCAAAATGTGTCTCTTAATGTATTATTTCTTCTGTACGCTTGTGCTTTAGCTCTTATGTTGGTCACTGGACGACGGATGTTCAATAAAAGCCCTTATAATGGTAAGTACTCTGCATATAATATCTGTACATCCTAAAtacaaatactactactacaattACTACTAACTTAGAATTTGGTGACATCCAAGGGCAGCATACTTCAGGCAGTCTTTGAAGACTGGATGTATGAGAGATTTTTTTGGTCAGTCCACAACAGAAATGGTTGGTCAGTCTTCTTCAATTGGTGGTGCCACACTTTCAGGGCCAATTTGACCACCAGCAGCTTTTTATCACCCACTTGTAATTCCTCTCTGCTGAGGAGAGGCACGTGGAATAAAATCACATGGGTGCTGCTTTTAAGCTTCAGCCCATTGGGATAACACTGGTCCTATGTCCACCTTGACGAAGTACTGCCTGCAAAGGTCAAGTTGGATCAGAATTGGGGTGGTGGTAAACAGCTGCTTTAGCTACTGGACTGCTTTTTGTGCATAGTGGTTCCAACTGAAATTGATCTTGGGCGATGCTAATGCAAAAGGGGGCCATTCAACTGAAATTTCACATAAATCTACAATGAAAGCAAACCCAAGAAAACCCTGCAGCTCCTTCCTAGTCCAAGGTGTCTGCCACTACCTTTGTTTCTTCAGAGTCCACCTCAATGTAACATTTTACTAGAATGACATGTTTCTGCTTTGA from Dunckerocampus dactyliophorus isolate RoL2022-P2 chromosome 8, RoL_Ddac_1.1, whole genome shotgun sequence encodes:
- the LOC129186655 gene encoding uncharacterized protein LOC129186655 isoform X1, whose product is MIARQKLRGCRAPGILYMNLWFMEDDGEKYVLTTIQKRYSVTVPGQATIRGVNTQVFLDGMTFQKTTDACQLLLKVSEENCVCDQSFISMNKTDDPWEYLCDPPFFWGIFAALVLSLTCNIICCLSKCLGNRTCGSKIRQSQSPQQMQENPIYGNVSYMQTSTTALTEIQPPKVTLSCSSLMDQLSSSYDSQSKTPDCYANLSLKAPKTKESACSSSQVQYSVVFQSEELRKENEANADSVTAVSDVYASVQTKRTDTGDKLNSGEAYANHI
- the LOC129186655 gene encoding uncharacterized protein LOC129186655 isoform X2 — encoded protein: MPWQKLRGCRAPGILYMNLWFMEDDGEKYVLTTIQKRYSVTVPGQATIRGVNTQVFLDGMTFQKTTDACQLLLKVSEENCVCDQSFISMNKTDDPWEYLCDPPFFWGIFAALVLSLTCNIICCLSKCLGNRTCGSKIRQSQSPQQMQENPIYGNVSYMQTSTTALTEIQPPKVTLSCSSLMDQLSSSYDSQSKTPDCYANLSLKAPKTKESACSSSQVQYSVVFQSEELRKENEANADSVTAVSDVYASVQTKRTDTGDKLNSGEAYANHI
- the LOC129186655 gene encoding uncharacterized protein LOC129186655 isoform X3, whose amino-acid sequence is MTFQKTTDACQLLLKVSEENCVCDQSFISMNKTDDPWEYLCDPPFFWGIFAALVLSLTCNIICCLSKCLGNRTCGSKIRQSQSPQQMQENPIYGNVSYMQTSTTALTEIQPPKVTLSCSSLMDQLSSSYDSQSKTPDCYANLSLKAPKTKESACSSSQVQYSVVFQSEELRKENEANADSVTAVSDVYASVQTKRTDTGDKLNSGEAYANHI